Proteins from a single region of Choloepus didactylus isolate mChoDid1 chromosome 10, mChoDid1.pri, whole genome shotgun sequence:
- the LOC119505215 gene encoding EKC/KEOPS complex subunit LAGE3-like: MQAAAGAGDLGGRDGAGSVGSEVSRAGTAHPGSGGDATSAVTRPKSPVHKSSLRVPFLSPREVEITCGFLAPDAKPHGGAIQKELTVAGNALAGQWTAEDPRHLRISIRNFLTQLFLVVQTMQRFRPLVSCEAHAKGA, translated from the coding sequence ATGCAGGCGGCAGCAGGTGCAGGTGACCTGGGTGGCCGCGACGGCGCGGGCTCGGTGGGCTCCGAGGTCAGTCGTGCAGGCACCGCACACCCAGGGTCAGGTGGAGACGCCACGTCCGCGGTTACCAGGCCGAAAAGCCCAGTACACAAATCCTCCCTCCGTGTCCCTTTCCTGTCTCCGAGGGAGGTGGAGATCACCTGCGGCTTCTTGGCCCCAGATGCCAAGCCCCACGGAGGGGCGAttcagaaggagctcacagtggCCGGGAACGCGCTGGCTGGCCAGTGGACTGCTGAGGACCCTCGCCACCTCCGAATTTCCATCCGGAACTTTCTCACCCAGCTTTTCCTGGTGGTGCAGACCATGCAGCGATTCCGGCCCCTTGTTTCCTGCGAAGCCCATGCCAAAGGGGCCTGA